In Candidatus Angelobacter sp., one DNA window encodes the following:
- the sulP gene encoding sulfate permease: MRVISGIRFRPRLVDGLKEYSRQDFFADLVAGVTVGIVALPLAMAFAIASGAKPEAGIFTAVIAGFLISSLGGTRVCIGGPTGAFIVILYGIGAKYGPSNLAVCTVIAGVILLILGLARLGTMIKFIPYPVTMGFTSGIAVLIFTTQIKDFFGLQMDQVPSEFMEKIKVLAGHFGTLQWPTVTMAAGSLAIILFWPKNWQRRVPGSIVALLLGTAAVALFQLHVETIGSRFGGIPQGFPSPNMPVVSWGNIQHLFQPAMTIALLAAIESLLCAVVADGMTDDRHDSNQELMAQGFANIISPFFGGIAATSAIARTATSVKSGARSPVAGIIHSLTLLLIILIAAPLARFIPLATLSAVLVNVALHMGEWHNFGRLLKWPVSDTAVFLVTFALTVVIDLTVAVEIGMVLAAMLFIKRASETTQIMAVDESTETEGLHHSLVGKQIPDGVMVYRIFGAFFFGAADKLESVLKREKREPEVLILRMRKVMAMDATGLNALEDLYERLHHKRKHLLLSGPHTQPLLVMDKSGFLDRIGRENVCAHIDAALERAREILGLPPAAPTDPHHEEKRRLEAVRQELTSVLEKVQDTLKSPTSGGSGPAAGQPHQPGAAKTESRQ, encoded by the coding sequence ATGCGCGTGATATCCGGCATTCGCTTCCGTCCGCGATTGGTGGATGGGCTCAAGGAATATTCCCGCCAGGATTTTTTTGCCGACCTGGTGGCCGGCGTGACGGTCGGCATCGTCGCCTTGCCGCTCGCAATGGCGTTCGCCATCGCTTCGGGCGCAAAACCTGAGGCAGGCATTTTCACGGCGGTCATCGCGGGTTTTCTCATCTCCTCGCTCGGCGGTACCCGCGTTTGCATTGGCGGACCGACCGGAGCCTTTATCGTCATCCTGTACGGCATCGGCGCAAAATACGGACCGAGCAATCTTGCCGTCTGCACCGTGATTGCCGGCGTAATCCTGCTGATTCTGGGTCTGGCCCGTCTGGGAACAATGATCAAGTTCATCCCTTACCCGGTGACGATGGGTTTCACCAGTGGGATCGCCGTGCTCATTTTCACCACCCAGATCAAGGACTTCTTTGGCCTGCAGATGGACCAGGTGCCATCTGAATTCATGGAGAAAATCAAAGTACTGGCCGGGCATTTCGGCACCCTGCAATGGCCGACTGTCACCATGGCTGCGGGGTCGCTGGCGATCATTCTCTTCTGGCCGAAGAACTGGCAACGCCGCGTGCCCGGATCGATTGTCGCACTGCTCCTTGGCACGGCGGCCGTCGCACTGTTCCAATTACACGTCGAGACCATCGGCAGTCGTTTTGGCGGCATCCCGCAGGGCTTTCCTTCGCCGAACATGCCCGTGGTGTCATGGGGCAATATTCAGCACCTTTTCCAACCTGCGATGACCATCGCCCTGCTTGCGGCCATCGAGTCGCTGCTCTGCGCGGTCGTCGCCGACGGGATGACCGACGACCGGCACGATTCCAACCAGGAACTCATGGCGCAGGGCTTTGCCAATATCATCAGTCCATTCTTTGGAGGCATCGCTGCCACGAGCGCCATCGCGCGCACGGCGACCAGCGTGAAGAGCGGCGCGCGCTCGCCGGTCGCGGGCATTATTCACTCGCTCACCCTGCTACTTATCATTCTGATTGCCGCGCCGCTGGCCAGGTTCATTCCGCTGGCGACACTGAGCGCCGTTCTCGTAAACGTGGCGCTGCACATGGGCGAATGGCACAACTTCGGCCGCCTGCTTAAATGGCCGGTGTCCGACACGGCGGTATTCCTGGTCACATTTGCTTTGACAGTGGTCATTGACCTCACGGTCGCGGTCGAAATTGGCATGGTGCTGGCCGCAATGCTGTTCATTAAACGGGCGTCCGAAACCACTCAAATCATGGCCGTGGACGAAAGCACCGAGACCGAAGGACTGCATCATTCGCTGGTCGGCAAACAGATTCCGGACGGTGTGATGGTTTACCGCATCTTTGGCGCGTTCTTCTTTGGCGCTGCGGACAAGCTCGAGAGCGTCCTGAAGAGGGAGAAACGGGAGCCGGAGGTGCTGATCCTGCGCATGAGAAAGGTGATGGCCATGGACGCCACCGGTCTCAACGCGCTGGAAGACCTCTATGAACGGCTGCACCACAAACGCAAGCACCTCCTCTTGAGCGGTCCGCATACCCAGCCATTGCTGGTAATGGACAAATCGGGGTTTCTCGACCGTATCGGTCGAGAAAATGTCTGTGCGCACATCGACGCGGCGCTTGAACGGGCGCGCGAGATTCTCGGCCTTCCGCCGGCGGCGCCCACGGACCCGCACCATGAGGAAAAGCGAAGACTCGAAGCGGTGCGCCAGGAATTGACCAGCGTGCTGGAAAAGGTCCAGGATACTCTCAAGTCTCCGACAAGCGGCGGCAGCGGTCCGGCGGCGGGCCAGCCACACCAGCCGGGCGCGGCGAAGACCGAATCCCGACAATGA
- the hyfB gene encoding hydrogenase 4 subunit B, which produces MHDLALTLLQLCLLGYLVGAIAGLLFLRANKLANLFAFGCGALAALCGVVSCGIFLATGAAANQSSFEVFPSLIPYVRISARADPLGCFFCLIVSLVGLSLSTYSVGYARGFYGRKNVGVLGAFFNTLLLATTLVFLADNAFFFLIAWEIMALTAYCLVSYEHEHDETRRAGVLYFVMSHIGTGCLILAFLLLFQISGTYSFDSFHSLGNQMSPNARNAAFLLFLVGFGVKAGIVPLHIWLPAAHPVAPSNVSALMSGVIIKSGIYGLTRVFFEFLGTPPLWWGVTILSVGTVSALLGVLYALMEHDLKRLLAYHSIENIGIILMGLGASLMFLHTGHPMLATFALIAGLYHTINHALFKALLFLGAGAVLHATHTRNMEELGGLAKRMPRTALFFLIGAVAISALPPLNGFVSEWLTFQSLLQGFSTTTSLIRLVFPLCGAMLALTGALAAACFVKAFGITFLAQPRSEEAARAREVSPAMLFGQVILTVACVFLGLFPTLFLTLLDPLTQQLTGWQLSGQLSAANGLVLSGVARDGGTVSTLGLTLMAVFLLPVPFVLQLAFSRRSKSRVGPTWACGQKPLTPRMEYTATGFSKPIRMIFKSLFRPRREVQREYDFSPYFARTLRFEAHVEEIFETRIYRPLNRRVLWASRRMRALQAGSLQAYLIYIFITLLILLLFAL; this is translated from the coding sequence ATGCACGACCTTGCACTCACTCTGCTGCAGCTGTGCCTGCTGGGTTACCTCGTCGGAGCGATCGCGGGATTGTTGTTTCTGCGCGCGAACAAGCTCGCAAACCTTTTCGCGTTCGGATGCGGCGCGCTGGCGGCGCTGTGTGGAGTCGTCTCCTGCGGCATCTTCCTGGCCACCGGCGCTGCCGCCAACCAATCATCCTTCGAGGTGTTCCCCTCGCTAATCCCTTATGTGCGGATCAGCGCGCGAGCCGACCCTCTCGGATGTTTCTTCTGCCTGATTGTCTCCTTGGTGGGACTATCGCTGTCCACTTATTCGGTCGGCTATGCACGCGGGTTTTACGGGCGCAAAAACGTCGGTGTGCTTGGCGCGTTCTTCAATACGCTGCTGCTCGCCACGACGCTGGTGTTTCTCGCGGACAACGCCTTCTTTTTCCTCATCGCATGGGAGATCATGGCGCTCACGGCGTACTGCCTCGTGAGCTACGAGCATGAACACGACGAAACAAGACGCGCCGGGGTGCTCTACTTCGTCATGTCACATATCGGCACCGGATGCCTGATTCTTGCTTTCCTGCTGCTGTTCCAGATATCAGGCACTTACAGCTTCGACAGCTTCCACTCGCTCGGTAACCAAATGTCACCCAACGCGCGCAACGCGGCGTTCCTCCTTTTCCTCGTCGGCTTCGGTGTCAAGGCCGGCATCGTGCCGCTGCATATCTGGCTGCCGGCAGCACACCCCGTCGCGCCAAGCAATGTGTCCGCGCTCATGTCCGGGGTGATCATCAAAAGTGGCATCTACGGGTTGACGCGCGTTTTCTTCGAATTCCTCGGCACGCCACCTCTGTGGTGGGGCGTTACCATCCTCAGCGTCGGCACCGTCTCCGCGTTGCTCGGCGTACTCTATGCACTGATGGAACATGACCTGAAGCGGCTGCTGGCTTATCACAGCATAGAAAACATCGGCATCATTTTGATGGGCCTCGGTGCATCGCTCATGTTTCTGCACACTGGACATCCGATGCTGGCGACATTCGCGCTGATTGCCGGTCTCTATCACACCATCAACCACGCACTCTTCAAGGCCTTGCTCTTCCTGGGCGCAGGCGCGGTCCTGCACGCCACGCACACGCGCAATATGGAGGAACTGGGCGGACTGGCGAAACGAATGCCGAGGACGGCGCTCTTCTTCCTCATCGGCGCAGTAGCCATCTCCGCGCTGCCGCCGCTCAACGGATTCGTCAGCGAGTGGCTCACCTTCCAGTCCTTGTTGCAGGGTTTCAGCACGACCACCAGCCTGATCCGGCTCGTGTTCCCGCTGTGCGGCGCGATGCTCGCGTTGACCGGCGCGCTGGCGGCGGCGTGTTTCGTAAAGGCATTCGGCATTACATTCCTGGCGCAGCCCCGCAGCGAGGAAGCCGCGCGGGCGCGTGAGGTTTCGCCCGCGATGCTTTTCGGCCAGGTGATTCTCACCGTGGCATGCGTCTTCCTCGGATTGTTTCCGACGCTTTTTCTGACCTTGCTCGACCCATTGACGCAACAACTCACCGGATGGCAGTTGAGCGGGCAACTTAGCGCGGCCAACGGTCTTGTACTCTCCGGCGTCGCGCGCGACGGCGGAACCGTTTCGACGCTCGGTCTCACGCTGATGGCGGTTTTTCTGCTGCCCGTGCCGTTCGTTCTCCAACTGGCGTTCTCACGGCGCTCAAAGAGCCGCGTCGGGCCGACCTGGGCGTGCGGTCAGAAACCGCTGACACCGCGAATGGAATACACCGCCACCGGCTTTTCGAAACCGATCCGGATGATTTTCAAATCTCTTTTTCGGCCGCGCCGCGAGGTTCAACGGGAATACGATTTCTCACCTTACTTCGCGAGGACCCTCCGCTTCGAAGCCCACGTCGAGGAAATTTTCGAAACACGGATCTACCGGCCCCTCAACCGCCGCGTTCTGTGGGCGTCACGACGGATGCGCGCCCTTCAGGCCGGCAGTCTCCAGGCATACCTGATCTACATTTTCATCACGCTGCTGATTCTGCTCCTGTTTGCGTTATGA